The following proteins come from a genomic window of Patescibacteria group bacterium:
- the ftsH gene encoding ATP-dependent zinc metalloprotease FtsH: MKNLIKNFIVILFIFLIISAIFSLFFQPFEKEKQLPLSQLVEEINQEKIKKIIISGNELQITYRDETKAKSRKEAEIDLSQFLLNYGVDVEKLKKVAIEIKEEGGILTWLGPILYFLPFLFFFLIFWFIFRQAKAGVTQTFDFTRARARLFGAEGHPKEKITFRDVAGLKEAKEELKEIVDFLKNPKKFLKMGARIPRGVLLMGPPGTGKTLLARAVAGEANVPFFSISGSEFVEMFVGVGSARVRDLFSTAKKNAPAIIFIDELDAIGRHRGAGIGGGHDEREQTLNQILVEMDGFERDTNLIVVSATNRPDILDPALLRPGRFDRRVVLDLPDINEREAILKIHCRGKPLALNANLREIAERTPGFSGADLANAINEAAILAARKNKAQVYQEEILESIEKVLLGPERKSHILSKKEKEIAAYHEAGHALVSVLLPETEPVRKISIIARGLALGYTLRVPTEERKMKTRSQFLAEMTTLLGGYTAEKLRFGEITTGASNDLEKASRLARKLVKEYGMSSLGPVSFGEKEGLVFLGKEISEQRNYSEEVAAKIDKEVDRFIKNAQKQAKKILIKKRRLLEKIARTLIEKETIEKEEFERLVKGHTTSSRRRQAQKKIPRKKKTKIPKIRSLKVREIK; this comes from the coding sequence ATGAAAAATTTAATCAAAAATTTTATAGTTATTTTATTCATTTTTTTGATTATTTCAGCTATTTTTAGTTTATTTTTCCAACCTTTTGAAAAAGAGAAACAACTTCCTTTAAGCCAGTTAGTCGAAGAAATCAATCAAGAAAAGATTAAAAAAATTATTATTTCTGGTAATGAACTACAAATAACCTATCGAGACGAAACAAAAGCCAAGTCAAGAAAAGAAGCAGAGATAGATTTATCCCAATTTTTGCTAAATTATGGAGTAGACGTTGAGAAACTAAAAAAAGTGGCAATTGAAATAAAAGAAGAAGGGGGAATCTTAACCTGGCTCGGTCCAATTCTATATTTTCTTCCTTTTTTATTTTTTTTCCTTATTTTCTGGTTTATCTTCCGCCAGGCCAAGGCCGGGGTAACCCAAACTTTTGACTTTACTAGAGCTCGGGCACGACTCTTTGGGGCTGAAGGACATCCTAAAGAAAAAATTACTTTCAGAGATGTGGCTGGTCTAAAAGAAGCAAAAGAAGAATTAAAAGAAATTGTTGATTTTTTAAAAAACCCAAAAAAATTTTTGAAAATGGGGGCGAGAATTCCCAGAGGAGTTTTACTAATGGGACCTCCAGGAACTGGAAAAACTTTACTGGCAAGAGCGGTAGCTGGTGAGGCCAATGTTCCTTTCTTCTCAATCTCGGGATCAGAATTTGTAGAAATGTTCGTTGGGGTAGGGTCAGCTAGAGTAAGAGATTTATTCTCTACCGCCAAAAAGAATGCTCCGGCAATAATTTTCATTGACGAACTGGATGCCATTGGTCGTCATCGGGGAGCAGGAATTGGAGGAGGTCACGATGAAAGAGAACAAACTCTAAATCAAATTTTGGTTGAAATGGATGGTTTCGAAAGAGATACAAATTTAATAGTTGTTTCAGCCACCAATAGACCCGATATTTTGGATCCTGCCTTGCTCCGACCGGGAAGATTTGACAGAAGAGTGGTTCTAGATTTACCAGATATCAATGAGAGAGAGGCGATTTTAAAAATCCACTGTCGGGGAAAACCCTTGGCTTTAAATGCAAATCTACGGGAAATTGCTGAAAGAACTCCAGGATTTTCTGGGGCCGATTTAGCCAACGCAATTAATGAAGCAGCGATTTTAGCAGCCAGAAAAAATAAAGCTCAGGTCTATCAAGAAGAAATACTGGAATCAATTGAAAAGGTTTTATTGGGACCAGAAAGAAAAAGCCATATTCTATCTAAAAAAGAAAAGGAAATTGCCGCCTATCATGAAGCAGGTCATGCCCTAGTCTCTGTTTTGCTTCCCGAGACTGAACCGGTTAGGAAAATTTCAATTATTGCTCGAGGTTTAGCTTTAGGTTATACTCTCAGGGTGCCTACTGAGGAAAGAAAAATGAAGACTAGGTCCCAATTTTTGGCTGAAATGACAACTTTGCTTGGCGGCTACACAGCAGAAAAATTGAGATTTGGGGAAATTACTACTGGAGCCAGTAATGATTTAGAGAAAGCTTCTAGACTGGCGAGAAAGTTAGTTAAGGAATATGGAATGTCATCTTTAGGGCCGGTCTCTTTTGGCGAAAAAGAAGGGTTGGTCTTTTTGGGAAAGGAGATTTCAGAACAAAGGAATTATTCAGAAGAAGTAGCAGCCAAAATTGATAAGGAAGTAGATCGCTTTATTAAGAATGCCCAAAAGCAGGCAAAAAAGATTCTAATTAAAAAAAGAAGGCTTTTGGAAAAAATCGCTAGAACTTTGATTGAAAAAGAAACAATTGAAAAAGAAGAGTTTGAGAGATTGGTAAAAGGCCACACCACCTCCTCTCGTCGAAGACAAGCCCAAAAGAAAATCCCCCGAAAAAAGAAAACTAAAATTCCCAAAATTCGCTCTCTGAAAGTAAGAGAAATAAAATAA
- a CDS encoding S1 RNA-binding domain-containing protein, translated as MKKILKTQGNLLMPPKIGEIVKGKIIGKGRSAVFLDLGALGTGIIYGKEFYETKEILKDFKTGENIFAKIIDLENEEGYIELSVSQAGKELTWETLKQKREGDETLKVKILGANKGGLLAEISGISGFLPVSQLSVEHYPRVEGGDSAKILRELQKFIGKELEVKIFDLDQKEKKLILSEKATETGRIKETLKNYKVGDVVEGEITAILDFGAFIKFGEENLEGLIHISELDWRIIEDPSGIVKINQKVKVKIIKISEEKVFLSLKALKKDPWKNIEKKYKKRDKISGEVTKFNPFGAFIKITPKIQGLCHISEFGSQKKMAEILEIGKKYDFEILSIEPTEHRMSLKLVK; from the coding sequence ATGAAAAAGATTTTAAAAACTCAGGGTAATTTATTAATGCCTCCAAAAATAGGTGAAATTGTCAAGGGTAAAATCATTGGTAAGGGGAGATCGGCGGTCTTTTTGGATTTAGGGGCCTTAGGGACCGGAATAATTTATGGGAAAGAGTTTTATGAAACGAAGGAGATCTTAAAAGACTTTAAGACTGGAGAGAATATCTTCGCTAAAATAATAGACCTTGAAAATGAAGAAGGCTATATTGAACTCTCAGTAAGCCAAGCGGGAAAAGAATTAACCTGGGAAACACTTAAACAAAAAAGGGAAGGGGATGAAACTCTAAAAGTGAAAATTTTGGGAGCAAATAAAGGAGGGTTATTGGCAGAAATCTCAGGAATCTCGGGCTTTCTACCGGTCTCCCAATTATCTGTAGAGCATTATCCCAGGGTAGAAGGAGGAGACAGTGCAAAAATTTTAAGAGAACTCCAAAAATTTATTGGTAAGGAATTGGAGGTGAAAATTTTTGACCTCGATCAAAAGGAAAAAAAGCTTATTCTGTCAGAAAAGGCAACAGAAACCGGAAGAATAAAAGAAACCTTAAAAAACTATAAAGTCGGAGATGTAGTTGAAGGCGAAATCACCGCTATTTTAGATTTCGGAGCCTTTATTAAATTCGGAGAAGAGAATTTAGAAGGATTAATTCATATCTCTGAACTCGATTGGCGAATAATAGAAGATCCTTCAGGAATAGTCAAAATCAACCAGAAAGTAAAGGTAAAAATTATTAAGATTTCTGAGGAAAAGGTCTTTTTATCTTTAAAGGCTTTAAAGAAAGACCCCTGGAAAAATATCGAAAAGAAATACAAAAAAAGAGATAAAATTTCAGGTGAAGTTACTAAATTTAATCCCTTCGGTGCTTTTATCAAAATCACTCCAAAAATCCAAGGATTATGCCATATTTCTGAATTTGGCTCTCAGAAAAAAATGGCAGAAATTTTAGAAATTGGTAAAAAATATGATTTTGAGATTTTATCAATTGAACCAACTGAGCATCGAATGAGCCTAAAATTAGTTAAGTAG
- a CDS encoding MBL fold metallo-hydrolase: MQIIWHGQSCFQIIASFGKGNRVNIIVDPFSEDIGLKLPSLEADILLVSHYHHDHDNVKAVKGSPFLITGPGEYEIKNVFIQGIPAFHDDSKGRKRGEVTIFTIETEGMRLCHLGDIGQRELNPDQLEKIGQIDILMIPVGGIYTISSKEASKIISQIEPKIVIPMHYQVPRLNIKLESLDKFLKTMGQKSIEPLVKLFVKEKNLPTEEMKIVILKP; this comes from the coding sequence ATGCAAATTATTTGGCATGGTCAATCCTGCTTTCAAATTATTGCCAGTTTTGGAAAAGGGAATAGAGTAAATATTATCGTTGATCCCTTTTCAGAAGATATTGGATTAAAACTTCCTTCATTGGAAGCTGATATTTTACTTGTTAGCCACTATCATCACGATCATGATAATGTTAAGGCAGTAAAGGGCTCGCCATTTTTAATTACAGGGCCTGGCGAATATGAGATAAAAAATGTATTTATTCAGGGAATTCCGGCCTTCCACGATGATTCCAAAGGCCGAAAAAGAGGAGAGGTGACAATTTTCACTATTGAAACTGAAGGAATGCGACTTTGCCACTTAGGAGATATTGGTCAAAGGGAATTGAACCCTGATCAACTTGAGAAAATTGGCCAGATTGATATTTTAATGATTCCTGTAGGGGGAATTTATACGATTTCTTCTAAAGAAGCCTCAAAAATAATTTCTCAAATTGAGCCAAAAATTGTTATTCCCATGCACTATCAAGTTCCCAGATTGAATATAAAATTAGAAAGTTTGGATAAATTTCTAAAGACTATGGGTCAAAAATCAATTGAACCTTTAGTTAAATTATTTGTCAAGGAAAAAAACCTACCCACCGAAGAAATGAAAATTGTAATCCTGAAACCATAA
- the gyrA gene encoding DNA gyrase subunit A — protein MPNKSQKQKIEIGYIKPREITKEMEESYIDYAMSVIISRALPDVRDGLKPVHRRILYAMHEMGLKHDSKFRKSATVVGFCLGHYHPHGDQAVYDALARMAQDFSLRYPLIQGQGNFGSIDNDPPAAQRYTECRLSKIGEEMLKDIGKDTVDFVENYDGTRKEPIVLPSPLPQLLLNGSLGIAVGMATNIPPHNLSEVCDALIYLISHPKADTEDLFKFIKGPDFPTGGQIFDQKGIITVYSQGKGPIVIRGKAEVIKAERGKSQIIITEIPFQVQKSTLVEQFAKVYQEKRVEGIKDIRDESDKEGLRIVIDLSRDAYPQKILNQLYKFTDLQKTFHLNMIALVDGIQPRVLNLVENLNYYLLHRKEVILKRTKFELEKAKKRVHILKGLAKALSKIDQVIKTIKASADREQAQKNLIKRFKLTLLQADAILEMKLSALARLERKKIQEELKETLVRTKEFQAILKSPKKIKEVIREGLKEIKENFGDERKTKVFARKIGEIPEKDLIPIEETIITLTQGGYIKRIKPATYKRQKRGGKGILGMKTIGEDIVEHFLIVKTHDSLLFFTDSGKVFKTLVYEIPQGTRVAKGRGLLNFLEISPQEKILSLISLGKNDQSLGIKYLVMATKDGIIKKTALKDFENIRKSGLIAITLKKGDTLRGVQKTSGDNEIILVTKKGQAIKFKEKEIRSMGRSAAGVKGIRLRKGDEVIGIDIIKSKIKNLVAGEADQGRQKSKILLVVSKNGFGKRTDLKEYRLQKRGGSGIKTAKITKKTGNLIVSKILFGLEEDLIVISQKGQVIRTKIASIPKISRATQGVKIMRLEEGDKVASATCI, from the coding sequence ATGCCAAATAAATCTCAAAAACAAAAAATTGAAATAGGCTATATTAAACCTCGGGAGATAACAAAAGAGATGGAAGAATCTTATATTGATTATGCAATGTCAGTGATTATCTCCCGGGCCTTACCTGATGTCAGAGATGGGTTAAAGCCAGTCCATCGCCGAATTTTATATGCAATGCATGAAATGGGATTAAAACATGACTCGAAATTTAGAAAATCAGCCACAGTAGTTGGATTTTGCCTTGGCCATTACCATCCCCATGGTGATCAGGCAGTCTATGATGCATTAGCTAGAATGGCTCAAGATTTTTCTTTAAGGTATCCCTTAATTCAAGGTCAGGGAAATTTTGGTTCGATTGATAATGACCCTCCGGCCGCCCAACGCTATACAGAATGCAGGCTTTCAAAAATTGGCGAGGAGATGCTTAAAGATATTGGCAAGGATACTGTTGATTTTGTTGAAAATTACGACGGAACAAGAAAAGAACCAATTGTTTTGCCTTCTCCCCTTCCTCAACTCTTATTAAATGGTTCTCTTGGAATTGCGGTTGGGATGGCAACTAATATTCCCCCTCATAATCTTTCTGAGGTTTGTGATGCTCTAATTTATTTAATTTCCCACCCCAAAGCTGATACCGAAGACCTTTTCAAATTTATTAAAGGCCCAGATTTTCCAACTGGAGGGCAGATTTTTGATCAAAAAGGAATAATTACTGTCTATTCCCAAGGGAAGGGACCAATTGTCATTAGAGGAAAGGCAGAAGTGATTAAGGCCGAGCGAGGTAAAAGTCAAATTATAATTACTGAAATTCCTTTTCAAGTCCAGAAGTCAACTTTGGTTGAGCAATTCGCCAAGGTTTATCAGGAAAAAAGGGTTGAAGGGATAAAAGATATTAGAGACGAGTCCGACAAAGAAGGTTTAAGAATTGTTATTGACCTTTCTCGAGATGCCTATCCCCAGAAGATTTTGAACCAACTTTATAAATTCACTGATCTTCAGAAAACCTTCCATTTAAATATGATAGCTTTGGTTGACGGAATCCAACCTAGGGTTTTAAATTTGGTAGAAAATTTAAATTATTATCTTTTACATCGAAAAGAAGTAATTTTAAAAAGAACAAAATTTGAATTAGAAAAAGCTAAAAAAAGAGTTCATATTTTGAAAGGATTAGCTAAGGCACTTTCAAAAATTGACCAAGTTATTAAAACTATAAAAGCTTCAGCTGATAGAGAACAAGCTCAGAAAAATTTAATAAAAAGATTTAAATTAACCCTACTTCAGGCCGATGCTATTTTAGAAATGAAACTATCTGCCTTAGCAAGATTAGAAAGAAAAAAAATTCAAGAGGAACTTAAGGAAACTTTAGTTAGAACCAAAGAGTTCCAAGCCATTCTAAAAAGTCCCAAAAAGATAAAAGAGGTTATCAGAGAGGGGTTAAAGGAAATAAAAGAAAATTTTGGCGATGAAAGAAAAACAAAAGTTTTTGCTAGAAAGATCGGGGAGATTCCTGAAAAAGACTTAATCCCTATTGAAGAAACAATTATTACTCTGACTCAGGGTGGTTACATTAAAAGAATAAAGCCGGCTACTTACAAACGTCAAAAAAGAGGAGGAAAGGGAATTTTGGGGATGAAAACCATTGGGGAAGATATTGTTGAGCATTTTCTAATAGTAAAAACCCACGATTCTTTGTTGTTTTTTACTGACTCGGGAAAGGTTTTTAAAACTCTGGTTTATGAAATTCCCCAAGGAACCAGGGTAGCCAAGGGCCGAGGACTTCTTAATTTCTTAGAGATTTCTCCCCAAGAAAAGATTTTATCACTAATTTCTTTGGGGAAGAATGATCAAAGTCTGGGGATAAAATATCTGGTAATGGCGACTAAGGATGGTATAATTAAAAAAACAGCTTTGAAGGATTTTGAAAATATTAGAAAATCAGGACTAATTGCTATCACTCTTAAAAAAGGAGATACCTTGAGAGGTGTTCAGAAAACAAGTGGTGATAATGAAATTATTTTAGTGACAAAGAAGGGTCAGGCTATAAAATTTAAGGAAAAAGAAATAAGGTCCATGGGGAGAAGTGCTGCCGGGGTGAAAGGGATAAGATTAAGAAAAGGAGATGAGGTGATAGGGATAGACATAATAAAATCAAAAATCAAAAATCTCGTCGCAGGCGAAGCGGACCAAGGGCGGCAAAAATCAAAAATTCTATTGGTGGTGAGTAAAAATGGGTTTGGGAAAAGAACAGATTTAAAAGAATATCGATTGCAAAAAAGAGGAGGTTCCGGGATAAAGACAGCTAAAATTACTAAAAAAACCGGAAATTTAATTGTTTCAAAGATTCTATTTGGTTTAGAGGAAGATTTAATTGTTATTTCTCAAAAGGGCCAGGTAATTAGGACTAAAATTGCCTCGATTCCAAAGATTTCCCGAGCCACCCAGGGAGTAAAAATTATGAGGCTAGAAGAAGGAGATAAAGTAGCCTCAGCAACTTGTATCTGA
- a CDS encoding class I SAM-dependent methyltransferase, whose amino-acid sequence MIAADFGSGSGGWAIPLAKRLKDGKVFAIDILEEPLSALKSKAEIERISNIETVLSDVERENGSKLANNFLDLVLMTNLLFEIEDKKLVMSEAKRVLKKRGKILIVDWKPEVSLGPKKGRVALKDIKKIAEDLDLKLKKEFTAGAYHYGLIFSKP is encoded by the coding sequence ATGATTGCTGCTGATTTTGGCTCAGGTTCTGGTGGTTGGGCAATACCTTTGGCGAAAAGGTTGAAAGATGGAAAAGTTTTTGCTATTGATATCTTAGAGGAGCCTTTATCGGCCTTAAAAAGTAAAGCCGAAATTGAGAGGATTTCAAATATTGAGACAGTTCTCTCTGATGTGGAAAGGGAAAATGGTTCAAAATTAGCTAATAATTTTTTAGACTTGGTTTTAATGACCAATCTTTTATTTGAGATAGAGGATAAAAAATTAGTAATGTCTGAGGCTAAAAGAGTATTAAAAAAAAGAGGGAAAATTTTGATTGTTGATTGGAAACCTGAGGTTTCTCTAGGTCCAAAAAAAGGAAGAGTTGCCCTAAAAGATATAAAAAAAATAGCCGAAGACCTTGATTTAAAATTAAAAAAAGAGTTTACAGCTGGGGCTTACCATTATGGATTAATATTTTCTAAGCCATAA
- a CDS encoding Hsp20/alpha crystallin family protein, whose translation MVSFFEKLKKEGEMEVEEKIKKESEKVKKLEVEEEPKKVEKSKEKWLKAKGQLAVDVYQTDDNLVIQSAIAGVESEDLDISIENDVLMIKGNREKPAEEVKQNYFYQECYWGPFSREIILPVEVDPSRAEASMEKGILTIKIPKIEKERKRKIVVKG comes from the coding sequence ATGGTGTCTTTTTTTGAAAAATTAAAAAAGGAAGGGGAAATGGAAGTTGAAGAAAAAATAAAAAAAGAGTCAGAAAAAGTTAAAAAGTTAGAAGTAGAAGAAGAACCAAAAAAAGTTGAGAAATCAAAAGAAAAGTGGCTTAAAGCAAAAGGGCAATTGGCAGTTGATGTTTACCAAACAGACGATAATCTTGTTATTCAATCTGCTATTGCGGGAGTAGAATCTGAAGATTTGGATATTTCAATAGAAAATGATGTATTGATGATAAAAGGAAATAGAGAAAAACCAGCTGAGGAAGTTAAGCAAAATTATTTTTATCAGGAATGTTATTGGGGACCGTTTTCTAGAGAAATCATCTTACCAGTGGAAGTTGACCCCTCAAGAGCTGAAGCCTCAATGGAAAAAGGAATTTTAACTATAAAAATACCAAAGATTGAAAAGGAGAGGAAAAGAAAGATAGTAGTAAAAGGCTAA
- a CDS encoding PrsW family intramembrane metalloprotease: protein MNYPLYLIFGLLPSIIWLLFFLRKDVHPESKRMILKIFFYGMLVAIPAVFIEMVILKGFLKLNLSPILIQVLNFFIGIALVEEILKYLVVKEKVVSNPEFDEPLDAMLYMIISALGFAALENILIFLSPKIFFLPLEETLVLASFRFISATFLHALSSGLIGYFLALSFFETKSQGKLIAQGLGLAIILHGLYNFSIIVIEGNLRLIIPIIILIGLALFVSLGFKKLEKMASVCKI from the coding sequence ATGAATTATCCTCTTTATCTTATCTTTGGTCTTTTACCCAGTATTATCTGGCTTTTATTTTTTTTAAGAAAAGATGTTCACCCTGAGTCCAAGAGAATGATTTTAAAAATTTTCTTTTATGGGATGTTAGTGGCTATACCAGCAGTTTTTATTGAAATGGTAATTTTAAAAGGATTTTTAAAATTGAATCTTTCCCCAATTTTGATTCAAGTCTTAAATTTCTTTATCGGAATTGCCTTAGTAGAAGAAATTTTAAAATATTTAGTAGTTAAAGAAAAAGTGGTGTCTAATCCAGAATTTGATGAACCATTAGATGCTATGCTTTATATGATAATTTCAGCTTTGGGCTTTGCCGCCCTAGAAAATATCTTAATTTTTTTGTCTCCGAAAATATTTTTTTTACCCCTTGAGGAAACTTTAGTCTTAGCCTCTTTCCGTTTTATTTCTGCCACATTTTTACATGCTCTTTCCTCAGGGCTGATAGGTTATTTTCTTGCCCTGTCTTTTTTTGAAACAAAAAGTCAGGGCAAATTAATTGCTCAAGGCTTAGGGCTAGCTATAATCTTGCATGGGCTTTATAATTTTTCTATAATAGTAATAGAAGGAAATTTAAGATTAATAATACCAATAATCATTTTAATTGGACTAGCCCTATTTGTTTCTTTAGGTTTTAAAAAACTAGAGAAAATGGCCAGTGTCTGTAAAATTTAA
- the valS gene encoding valine--tRNA ligase: MKLSKVYNPKKVEERIYNLWQRSGFFNPDKLPPRHKKPYTILIPPPNITGTLHMGHALNATVQDILIRWQRLRGFKTLWLPGTDHAGIATQNVVERELKKEGKTRFDLGRELFIKRARCWKEKYGNIILDQLKKLGSSCDWSRTRFTMDKNYCQAVKRAFLHYFKKGWIYQGKRVINWCKRCGTSLSNLELEYKEEKGKLWYIRYPLKTKSYIVIATTRPETMLGDTAVAVNPKDERYKNFIGKKAILPLTNREVPIIKDSLVDPKFGTGAVKVTPAHDLKDFEIRLRHNLEIRQVINEKGQITKEAPLPYQGLTILEARKKVVENLKNQGLLKKIEDYVHQIPRCYRCNTKIELIPSDQWFLKMKGLAKLATGAVKTGKIKFHPKRWKKVYFDWLKNIKDWCISRQIWWGHKIPIKGENDVLDTWFSSALWPFATLGWPKKTKDLKKFYPTDVLSTGRDILNLWVARMIFSGMEFMKKNPFKTVYIHPTVLTKGGKRMSKSLGTGIDPINLIEKYGADATRFGIIWQVMGGQDIRFIEDNIIMGKKFCNKIWNAARFILQQILESKIPPEASPRANLAFGGRLAKGGKNKKAKIQIEIKKLNKRKFTQADKRILKALNKTIKSINKDLENFLFGQASHKLYNFFWHDFCDEYIEKSKYQMSNIKCQKETEKILLYVLLNSLKLLHPFIPFITEEIYQKLLLKNKKKCLMIEEWPQRVIC, encoded by the coding sequence ATGAAACTCTCAAAAGTTTACAATCCTAAAAAAGTTGAAGAAAGAATTTATAATCTCTGGCAAAGGTCAGGTTTTTTTAATCCTGATAAATTACCTCCTCGGCATAAAAAACCATACACCATTTTGATTCCTCCACCGAATATTACAGGTACCCTTCATATGGGCCATGCCCTAAATGCAACGGTTCAGGATATTTTAATTCGCTGGCAACGTCTTCGAGGTTTTAAAACTCTATGGCTCCCGGGAACAGATCATGCCGGGATTGCTACTCAAAACGTAGTTGAAAGAGAATTAAAAAAAGAAGGTAAAACTCGATTTGATTTAGGGCGAGAATTATTTATTAAAAGAGCAAGGTGTTGGAAAGAAAAATATGGAAATATTATTTTAGACCAATTAAAAAAGCTAGGTTCTAGTTGTGACTGGTCAAGAACTAGATTTACTATGGATAAGAATTATTGCCAAGCAGTAAAAAGGGCTTTTTTACATTATTTTAAAAAAGGCTGGATTTATCAGGGGAAAAGAGTTATAAATTGGTGCAAAAGATGTGGGACTTCTTTGTCAAATCTTGAGTTAGAATATAAAGAAGAAAAAGGGAAACTCTGGTATATTCGCTATCCGCTAAAAACTAAATCCTATATTGTTATTGCCACCACTAGGCCAGAAACCATGTTAGGAGATACGGCGGTGGCTGTAAATCCAAAAGATGAGAGATATAAAAATTTTATTGGGAAAAAAGCAATTTTGCCCTTAACCAATAGAGAAGTTCCTATTATTAAAGATTCGCTAGTTGATCCAAAATTTGGAACTGGAGCAGTTAAGGTTACTCCTGCCCATGATCTAAAAGATTTTGAAATCAGATTGCGTCATAATTTAGAAATTCGACAGGTTATTAATGAAAAAGGTCAAATCACAAAAGAAGCTCCTCTTCCCTATCAAGGATTAACTATTCTCGAGGCCAGAAAAAAAGTTGTTGAAAATTTAAAAAATCAAGGTCTCTTGAAGAAAATTGAAGATTATGTCCATCAAATTCCACGCTGTTATCGATGCAATACCAAAATTGAGTTAATTCCTTCTGATCAATGGTTTTTAAAAATGAAAGGTCTGGCAAAACTCGCAACTGGAGCTGTAAAAACTGGTAAAATAAAATTTCATCCAAAAAGATGGAAGAAGGTCTATTTTGACTGGTTGAAAAATATAAAAGATTGGTGTATATCTCGGCAAATCTGGTGGGGACATAAAATCCCGATTAAAGGTGAAAATGATGTTTTAGATACTTGGTTCTCTTCAGCCCTCTGGCCATTCGCTACCCTTGGTTGGCCCAAAAAAACAAAAGATCTTAAGAAATTTTATCCAACCGATGTTTTAAGTACTGGCCGGGATATTCTTAATCTTTGGGTGGCTAGAATGATTTTTTCTGGAATGGAATTTATGAAAAAAAATCCTTTTAAAACAGTCTATATTCATCCCACCGTCTTAACCAAAGGAGGGAAAAGAATGTCAAAATCCCTTGGTACTGGGATTGATCCAATAAATCTTATTGAAAAATATGGGGCTGATGCCACCCGATTCGGAATAATCTGGCAAGTCATGGGAGGTCAGGATATTCGATTTATTGAAGATAATATAATAATGGGAAAAAAATTCTGTAATAAAATCTGGAACGCCGCGAGATTTATCTTGCAACAAATCTTGGAGTCAAAAATCCCGCCAGAGGCGTCGCCTCGGGCGAACCTCGCCTTCGGCGGGAGGCTCGCCAAGGGCGGCAAAAATAAAAAAGCAAAAATACAAATCGAGATTAAAAAATTAAATAAAAGAAAATTTACCCAGGCTGATAAAAGAATATTAAAAGCATTAAATAAAACAATAAAATCGATTAACAAAGATTTAGAAAATTTTCTTTTTGGTCAGGCCAGCCATAAACTTTACAATTTTTTCTGGCATGATTTTTGCGATGAATATATTGAAAAAAGTAAATATCAAATGTCAAATATTAAATGTCAAAAAGAGACCGAAAAAATTTTACTTTATGTTTTATTAAATTCTTTGAAACTTTTACACCCTTTTATACCTTTTATAACTGAAGAAATTTACCAGAAATTATTATTGAAAAATAAAAAGAAATGTTTAATGATTGAAGAATGGCCCCAACGCGTAATTTGCTAA